TATTCCGCTTTCAAAATCTATTCGTATTTGGGCTGTTAAATGAGTAGAGTAGAATATTAGAATTGACAACAATATTTTCATTCAATTAGCTATAAATAGAAATCAAGTTAAGTTTTTTTTACAGTAATGTCCAGTAAAAGATTAGAAGATTCCTCTTTTCACTTCGTTACTCTCGGAAAGACATTGTTATTCAATAGCAACCCCAAAACCATGTAAAAAACTGTTTTTTCCGAGCCAAAGCGAGGAATCTTTTGTTTTTAACGTACAACAGTGTTTTTTTTTATTAAATTTTTAGTGTCTGAACTATTTTTCTCCTTGTTTGATATTTGTTATCCGACAAACAATCACCTGGCAAAAGTTTAAAGCAGCAATAAAAAAAGAAGAATTAGTGAAACCATTCATTAAAACAAAATCACCTTTTTCAAGTGTAACAACTTGTTGGTTGTAATTAAAATCAAGCTTACCATTTAAGAGATAGATTCCCATGTAACTCTGCTGCTTTTCCAATAAAACTTTATCTGTTTCTCCCTCATTTAATTCAAGGAGTTCGAGTTTTCCCTGAGTTAAACCCCTTGTCATTAAATTAAAATCCCTAATCTTTCCTTTGGCTTTGGTTGGCCATTCGCCAAAAAAAGTAGTTGTGTCGAATTTATTGAGTACTATTTTATTCCTGTTAATGTGTTCAAGTTCAAGGCTTCCGTCAAGTACCATTAAATGTCTGGTAACACCAGGCATAAAAGTAAATGTTGATTCCTCAACCTCAACAGTTGCAAAACTTATTCTGAAATCAAAATCAAACTTTTGGTATTCCGCCCGTTTAGGAAAAATGGCTAATTGTGTAGTAGTTCCTCCGGCCCAGTTGGCTGTTTTCAATTCCGATTGTTTTGTTAATTCGAACATGTTGCTTTTATTCCAGGTCTTTTAATAAATTTTCAGCCTTTTTCTTGTATTCTCCATTTTGACTGACAATTTTTTCAAGTAATGCTTTTGCATCAATTTTTCTATTCAAATTAATAAATGCCATGGATTTGTAATAATTAGTTTGTTCAATATATTGGGAGTTTCCATTTTTTAAAACAGTTTCGAGCAAAGGCAATGCCTTGTCTGATTTTCCAACTTTAAGATAAGAAATAGCGCAATACAGGTTAGCCTGAGGATTATCAGCATTGTTTACAAAATACTTTTCGAAGGAAGAAATAGCGGAAGGATAATCTTCCTTTAAAAAAAATTGCTTGCCTTGATTAAAATCAGGATTAGTATTGGTCTCTTTTTTTGTAAAATCTTCACTAGAAGTCCCTGAATTAAGAGCCGGTGAACTTGAAGAAGTTTTAGCTTTATCTGATTGGCTTGATAGCTCATTCCTTTTTAAGGGTGTTGATTCCTCAAGCGATTTGGTTTTAATATTCTTTGATTCATAAACCTGGGCAATTTCCTGTTCAATTGGAGCAGCGCTTTTTTCATTCTCGCTCAAAGGGATTGATGCATCTGCAACTTGAACTTTATCAATAGTGGCCAAAGTTACATCATCCATAAAATTGCTTTTTGTTTTTTCTTCTGCTACTGAAATCGTTGTTTCTTCCCCGTGTTTATGATTTTCTTCTTTCTTTTCATCTTTGTAGGCAATCGACTCCGCCCGATTACTCGAAGGTGGAACCATACTGTTTACTTTTTCATCTTTTAAAGCAGCAGGTTGTTCTATTTTATTATTTGTACTGTCTACAACTAGCTCTGATTTTATATTTTCAACGATTATTTTTTTATCCTGCTCTCTGTTTATTAAGGTAATAATCCCCGAAAGCCCTATTATAAACAATACGCTGGCGGCAATGGCAAATTTGGCCTTATGCACATCCCATAGGGTATAAACTCTTGTTTTATTTGATTTTTTGGGGTTTATTATTAAATCAATGCGCGTTCTGGTTTCAGCAATTTTTTCCCTGTTTTTCAATAAAGACAATCCATCCAAGGCATCTTCACACATACTGCAATCCAACAAATGCTTTTCAATAACATGCATTTGAGAGGTACTGAGGGTATTATCCAAATAACCATACATTGCCTGTTCGCTTATGCAATCAGAATCTTCGTTGAAGATTATATGTTTATCACTGTTCATTCTTTATTTGTTAAATAATTTTTCAGATTTCGTTTACCGTTTTGTATATAGCTTTTTACCTCATTTAAGGAATAACCCGTGATAGTGACAATTTCAGCGTAACACATCTCTTTTAAATAAAACAATTCTATACATGATTTCTGCTGGTTGTTTAATAATTGAATTCCACTTTCCAGCAAGGTTAACTTGTTTTCTTTTTCATTATCACCATTTAGATGCATAGAATAACCAGATTCCATAAACTCGAATTCATTTTTATTTATTTCCTTAAATTTATCAATCCTGCCCCCTTCATTACGCAAATATGTTAAACAATGATTTTTACTTACAGTATATAACCAGGATTTGAAGTAAGAAATTTCATGCTTTAATAAGTCTGAAATTAATTTTTCGAAAATTGCCATCACAGCATCCTTACAGTTTTCTTCATCTTTGAGATATTTCATACAAACACCAAATACAAGGTGGGTGTGCCTTTGAAAAAGCATTCCTACAAATTCTTTATCACCGGTTTCTTTGTATTTTAAAACAAGTTCATTATCAGAAAAGTGAACTAAGGACGCCAAATTTGTTGTTTAATGTGCTGTAAAATTAATCCAAGATAATCTATGGATATTAAAATTGCAAAAATTATTTTATGTGTGTTTATGGAATTCTGATTTTTCAAACATCTAAATGAAAAACTAAAAAACAAAACTATGAAAAACATGACTTTAGTATTGATGGTTTTCCTATCGGGAAATCTCTATGCAGTAAATGAGAAAATCACAAAATCTAAAATAGATAAAGTTACGGTATTTCTCCAGGGAGCCCAGGTTTACAGGAGTTGCAGTCTTACCTTAACCCCCGGAATTACAAATATCGTTATTGAAAACCTTGAACAAGGCATTGATTCCAAAAGTTTACAAGCCTCAGGAACTGGTAATTTTATTATACTCGATGTTAAGCAAAATGTAAAATACCCTGATGCAAACCAGAAAATCAAGGTTTTCTCAAAAAATTCAAAAGAAATACTATTACTGGAAGATTCTCTATTGGCCCTTGGTTATGACATAGAAGAATTTGCAAACAGGAAGGATGTATTAAATATAGAAAAGCAAACCTTGCTTAACAATAAGATTATAAAAGGAGAAGCAAAAAACGACACACTCCCACAATTAAAGGAGGCACTTATTTTCCTGAGAGAAAAACTAAATAACATTAATTCGGAATTACTAAGGCTCAAAAAAGAAAATCAAAAGTTAATGGTTAAGCAAAACAGGATTCAGATAAATTTGAATGAGTTAAAAGCTTTGGATAACCAGGTTGCATCTAACCAAAAAAGCAATATCAACTACCAGCTTATAGTGATGGTTTCATGTGAAACTGCAAATACGGCAACAATAAACATCAACTACCTTTTACAAAATGCAGGCTGGACTCCCTCTTACGACTTAAGAACCAAAAGCACAAACTCGGCCATGATGCTTACTTATAAAGCGAACGTATACCAATCAACAGGAACAGATTGGGATAATGTAAAGCTTACGCTATCCACCAACAATCCGAACCTTGGCAATGCAATTCCTGTGCTTTCGCCATTTTACCTGAATTATTACAATGAATACCAAAATAAAAGAAATAAATATGCTGAAGAAAAAGAATTAACAAAGGCCGAAAAAACCATTTCTGCAGCCCCTTCTATGCTCAGCCAAAATGATGCTTTTACAACAGCTGATTACACTTTAATGGAAAAGACCATGCTGAGTTTTGAATATGTAATCAAACTTGCCTACACTATACCTTCTGACGGACAAACACATATTGTTGCCGTTCAGAATAAGGAAGTACCGGCCAATTTTGAACATTTCGCCATTCCTAAGCTTGATAACAATGCTTTTTTACTTGCCCGTTTAACCGGCTGGGACGATTTAAATTTAATTCCCGGAACTGCCAGTGTATTTTTTGATGATGCTTATGTAGGAGCAACTTATATTGATCCAAACAATACAAACGACACCCTGGATCTTTCTATGGGCAGGGATAAAGGCATTGTAGTAAAGCGAATTAAATTGAAGGACAAAACAAAGGAGAAAATATTTGCGGATTACAAAACCAACACGGTTACTTATGAAATAACATTGCGAAACACCAAAGAAAACAAGGCGATGTTTACCCTGGAAGACCAAATTCCTTTTTCTCAAAATCAGGAAATAAAAATTGAATTAAAAGAAGGCTTTGGTGCTAAACTTGATGAAAACACAGGAAAACTGGTTTGGAAATTCAATTTAAAACCCAAAGAAATTAAGACAATTATTATAAGTTACGAGGTTAAATATCCGGCAAATAAAACAATCGCCAATTTATAAAAAGGAACTTCGGGAGCAGGTAATTATTGAAGCGCTTGCTCCAATTTCCACATTTGTAAAAACAAAAAGGAATAATTAAAAACGAGTTAAAAATTTGAACTAAAAAAAGGCTGTCCGCTTGGATGGCCTTTTGTTATTTATAGCATTTAAAAAAATTAATACATGTATATTTGGCTTTTGATAATTCAACTAAACCCTTATATACTAGAAAGCAAAAATGGATTTTACTTCATTGGGTTTGTCACCTTTTTTATTAAAAGCAATAGCCCAACAAAATTACGATCAGCCCTACCCCATTCAACAACAGGCCATACCTGCCATATTAAAGGGTAAAGATATTTTAGGAATTGCACAAACAGGATCGGGAAAAACCGCAAGTTATGTACTGCCGGTATTAATGAATTTACAGGCCAAACCGCTTTCTAAAAACAGGTTTGTTAATGTATTGGTGTTGGTGCCTACACGTGAACTTGCAGAACAGGTTAAAGAAGTATTTAAACTATTTTCTTCCGCACTTCCTGAGCGTATTAAAACTTTGGCTGTTTATGGTGGAGTTTCAATAAACCCGCAAATGATGGCTTTGCAGGGTGTAAATATTTTAGTTGCAACTCCTGGCAGGCTTTTGGAATTGGTTGAATCAAATGCAGTTCATTTATCCCAAATTGATACCCTTGTTTTGGATGAGGCAGATAAAATGCTCAACCTTGGCTTTAAGGAGGAAATGAATCGAATTTTTGCACTTTTGCCAAAAAAACGTCAAAACCTGTTATTTTCTGCAACTCTGAGTAATGACTTAAGCAACATTAATCAAATTTTATTGCATAAACCTGTTGTAATAAAAATTGAAACAGAAGGTGTTAATGTTGATTTAATCACTCAGCTTGCCTACGCTGTAACTGAGGAGAAAAAAGGCCCCTTGCTACGTTATTTAATTAAGCACAATGAATTAACCCAGGTTCTGGTTTTTACATCTTCTGTTTTTCAGGCTGATACTGTTGCTGCCAAACTCCGAAAGAATGGAATTGATGCCATGGCAATTCACAGTAAAAAAAGTCAGGGTGCCAGAACGGAAGCCCTAAGGAGATTCAAATCAGGACAGCTTCGCGTATTGGTAGCAACCGATTTAATATCCAGAGGTATTGACATTAAATTTTTGCCCTATGTTATTAATTATGAACTACCGCGTTCTCCTAAAGATTATGTGCATAGAATTGGAAGGACAGGACGCGCAGAATCACCAGGGCAGGCCATTTCCCTTATTAGCCCCGAAGAGGAACATCACTTTAAAATTATACAAAAAAAGATGGGCAAAATGGTGGAAACAATTAATGGTGAAAGCATTAATTTACACGGATATTAAAGAGGTAAATTTAGCAAGGATCCCTATTCCAGGTTCAATAAAAATCAAATTCAAATAGCTTGTTTTAGTGCAGTTATTGAAGGAAAAAAAATTAAAATTCTTTCTCAGCTTACACTATGGAGGGCTTACTCAGCATACTGGCCCCTTTATACATAAAATAAAGGCTTAGCATAGTTATTACATGTCCAATATCATTGTAGTTAAACCAATGAGTTAAGGAAATTTTATTTACAAATATCAAAGCCGAAGAAAATGAGATCAGAATTCCTAAGGCAATTAACATTCCACCAAAGTTTCTGTTTTTGACATAATCTCTGTAAAAAACAACCATAACGGGAATTAAACCTAAAGCAATATTTACAACTACAACTAAGAAATTTTGAAACACTAGTATTAAAATGGCGGTAATTGCAACTTTAGTAATAAACAAGTATCTGAATTTAATAAGCATTTCCTGCTTAAAAAAATATTTAGCAGTGGCAGATTCAGCAAAGTAAATTGAGCTTACAATCAAAATTTGCATTATTAGCCATAAGTTAAGCTGAATATATTCTCCGGTATAATAAACAAAACCATGAACAACTGCTCCAAGCAAAGTGGAAATTCCCATAATACTGAAATAATTTTTCCAGGCACGCTGGAAAGGATTCCTACCTATTAATTTATAGGTCCAGAAAAAACACAACAAAGCCATTATAACATTGGTTAAAATAGTCATTGGTTCATAGAGGATTAATCCTGCTATTTCTATCCAGAATTTATTGCTTTGAGTCAAATTCCCCCAGGTGATATAAAGTTAATCCCGCAATTGGTGATTCAATAATTTTATCTGTTTCCAGCCCTCTTTCCAGTGCAATTCGGGTTAAATAATTACTGAAATAAAAACCAACCGAACCAACTACATTTAATTTCAGTTGATTATTTGGTTGATATTTGCAAATATGTTTGTCAAAAAACT
The sequence above is a segment of the Bacteroidota bacterium genome. Coding sequences within it:
- a CDS encoding mucoidy inhibitor MuiA family protein, with product MKNMTLVLMVFLSGNLYAVNEKITKSKIDKVTVFLQGAQVYRSCSLTLTPGITNIVIENLEQGIDSKSLQASGTGNFIILDVKQNVKYPDANQKIKVFSKNSKEILLLEDSLLALGYDIEEFANRKDVLNIEKQTLLNNKIIKGEAKNDTLPQLKEALIFLREKLNNINSELLRLKKENQKLMVKQNRIQINLNELKALDNQVASNQKSNINYQLIVMVSCETANTATININYLLQNAGWTPSYDLRTKSTNSAMMLTYKANVYQSTGTDWDNVKLTLSTNNPNLGNAIPVLSPFYLNYYNEYQNKRNKYAEEKELTKAEKTISAAPSMLSQNDAFTTADYTLMEKTMLSFEYVIKLAYTIPSDGQTHIVAVQNKEVPANFEHFAIPKLDNNAFLLARLTGWDDLNLIPGTASVFFDDAYVGATYIDPNNTNDTLDLSMGRDKGIVVKRIKLKDKTKEKIFADYKTNTVTYEITLRNTKENKAMFTLEDQIPFSQNQEIKIELKEGFGAKLDENTGKLVWKFNLKPKEIKTIIISYEVKYPANKTIANL
- a CDS encoding DEAD/DEAH box helicase is translated as MDFTSLGLSPFLLKAIAQQNYDQPYPIQQQAIPAILKGKDILGIAQTGSGKTASYVLPVLMNLQAKPLSKNRFVNVLVLVPTRELAEQVKEVFKLFSSALPERIKTLAVYGGVSINPQMMALQGVNILVATPGRLLELVESNAVHLSQIDTLVLDEADKMLNLGFKEEMNRIFALLPKKRQNLLFSATLSNDLSNINQILLHKPVVIKIETEGVNVDLITQLAYAVTEEKKGPLLRYLIKHNELTQVLVFTSSVFQADTVAAKLRKNGIDAMAIHSKKSQGARTEALRRFKSGQLRVLVATDLISRGIDIKFLPYVINYELPRSPKDYVHRIGRTGRAESPGQAISLISPEEEHHFKIIQKKMGKMVETINGESINLHGY
- a CDS encoding sigma-70 family RNA polymerase sigma factor, encoding MLFQRHTHLVFGVCMKYLKDEENCKDAVMAIFEKLISDLLKHEISYFKSWLYTVSKNHCLTYLRNEGGRIDKFKEINKNEFEFMESGYSMHLNGDNEKENKLTLLESGIQLLNNQQKSCIELFYLKEMCYAEIVTITGYSLNEVKSYIQNGKRNLKNYLTNKE
- a CDS encoding HutD family protein → MFELTKQSELKTANWAGGTTTQLAIFPKRAEYQKFDFDFRISFATVEVEESTFTFMPGVTRHLMVLDGSLELEHINRNKIVLNKFDTTTFFGEWPTKAKGKIRDFNLMTRGLTQGKLELLELNEGETDKVLLEKQQSYMGIYLLNGKLDFNYNQQVVTLEKGDFVLMNGFTNSSFFIAALNFCQVIVCRITNIKQGEK